The following coding sequences are from one Sesamum indicum cultivar Zhongzhi No. 13 linkage group LG11, S_indicum_v1.0, whole genome shotgun sequence window:
- the LOC105174201 gene encoding RING-H2 finger protein ATL70, with the protein MNNTGGFLGSENIGGVWSENIGGFGYGSGVSVGILLLITTITLASYYCTRSNTTTFVLPQRNPPPAPPPPDDLTAEVGLDEATLTSYPKLLYSEAKASHKDSTASCCSICLADYKNSDMLRVLPDCGHLFHQKCVDPWLRLHPTCPVCRTSPMPTPLSTPLAEVIPLATRPIG; encoded by the coding sequence aTGAACAACACCGGCGGCTTCCTCGGCTCCGAGAATATCGGCGGGGTTTGGTCGGAGAATATCGGCGGTTTCGGCTACGGCAGCGGTGTCTCCGTCGGGATCCTCCTCCTCATCACCACCATAACCTTGGCCTCCTACTACTGCACGAGAAGCAACACCACCACTTTCGTACTGCCTCAGAGGAATCCCCCGCCGGCGCCTCCGCCACCAGACGATCTCACGGCGGAGGTAGGCCTGGACGAGGCCACCCTCACCAGCTACCCGAAGCTGCTGTACTCGGAAGCGAAGGCGAGTCACAAGGACTCCACCGCCTCCTGCTGCTCCATATGCCTGGCGGATTACAAGAACAGCGACATGCTTAGGGTTCTGCCCGACTGCGGCCACCTCTTCCACCAGAAGTGCGTCGACCCATGGCTGCGCCTCCACCCCACGTGCCCCGTCTGCCGGACCTCCCCGATGCCGACACCGCTTTCTACGCCGTTGGCGGAGGTGATCCCCCTAGCAACCAGGCCCATTGGGTAA